The Thermoanaerobaculia bacterium sequence TTGAGCTCCTCGAGGTATCGCGGCGTGACTCCCAGCATCTGGTCGTCGAGCCACGTGTCGATCATCGCCTTGCGAAAGCGCCACCGATTGCCGACTTTCACGCCCGGGAGCGCCCCGTCCGTGACGAGCTTCAATACGGTCCGGTCGTTGACCATCAGGTACTCGGCGAGCTGTTTGATCGTCATGAGGCGATCTTCCATTCAGCCCCGCCCTTTCTGTCGTTTGCACTTCATCGGGAGTAAATTTACGTCAGATTACGTCTTTTGTCAAAGAATACCGTCTGACTACCCAAAAACGCTGAAATATCATGAGCTTTCGATCGATAGGATAGGCTTGGCGGCACCTCTTGAATCCGCCGGCGGCAAAGGTGAAAAGGCGTTCCCGCCCGAAGATCCGCTGCATCTGCGTCATTGCTCCGGCGTCCTCGCTGGGATATCTGGAAGGCTGCCTTCGTTTCTCGCGAACCGACCGAAAGGAGCGATTTCGATGTTCAAAGGCACCATTCTCCTGGCGGGGGCCGCCATCCTGCTCGCCGTCGCGCCGCTCGCGGGCGCGGACGCGGCCGAAAATCCGCTGCTCGCGAAATGGACCGGCCCCTACGGCGGCGTTCCGCCGTTCGACAAGGTCACGGTCGCCGGCTTCCGGCCGGCCCTCGAGAAAGCGATGGCGGACGAGCTCGCCGAGATCGACGCGATCGCCGCGAGCCCGGAGAAGCCGACCTTTGCGAACACGATCGCTGCTCTCGAGAGCGCGGGCAAGGAGTTCGACCGTTCGTCGACGATCTTCGGCATCTACAGCTCGACGATGTCGACGAAGGACTTCCAGGCGGTCGAGACCGAGATGGCCCCGAAGCTCGCGGAGTTCGGGGACAGGATCGTCCAGAACCGGAAGCTGTTCGCTCGGGTGGCCGCCGTCTACGACGCGCGCGAGACGCTCGGGCTGACGCCCGAGCAGAAGCGGCTCGTCTGGCTCGACTACACGAATTTCGTGCATGCCGGCGCGAAGCTCGAGGGCGGCGCGGCGAAGCGGATGTCGGAGATCAACCAGAAGCTGGCGGCGCTCTTCACGAAGTTTTCGCAGAACCTGCTCGCCGACGAGCACGACTACGTCCTCTTCCTCGACAAGGAATCGGACCTCGAGGGGCTCCCCGAAGGCGTGCGCCAGGGCGCCGCGGCCGCCGCGGAGGCGCGGGGACACAAAGGGCAGTGGGCGATCCTGAACACCCGCTCGAGCATGGAGCCGTTCCTGACGTACTCGGCGCGCCGCGACCTTCGCGAGAAGGTCTGGAGGACCTATTACAGCCGCGGCGACCACGGCGACGCGAAGGACAACAAGAAGATCATCTCCGAGATCCTGCGCCTGCGGGCCGAGCGCGCGAAGCTCCTCGGTTTCGCGACGCACGCCCACTGGCGTCTCGAGAACTCGATGGCGAAGACGCCCGAAAAGACGATGGAGCTCATGGAAGCGGTCTGGAAGCCCGCCGTCGCCCGCGTGCGGGAGGAAGTCGCCGACATGAAGGCGATCGCCGACAAGGAGTCGATCGCCGGCGCCGCGAAGATCACGATCGAGCCGTGGGATTACCGGTACTACGCCGAGAAGGTGCGCAAGGCGAAATACGACCTCGATCAGAACGCCGTCACGCCGTACCTGCAGCTCGAAAAGATGCGCGAGGCGCTGTTCTACACGGCCGACCGTCTGTTCGGCCTGAAGTTCACTCCCGTCACCGGGCTCCCCGTCGTGAATCCCGACGTCCGCGTGTGGGAAGTGAAGGACGCCGCGGGGCGGCACGTCGGCCTCTGGTACTTCGATCCCTACGCCCGCGAAGGAAAGCAATCGGGAGCGTGGATGAACGCCTACCGGAGCCAGTCGCGCTTCGAGGGGGAAGTCCCGACGATCGTCTCGAACAACACGAACTTCGTGAAAGGGAAGCCGGGCGACCCGATCCTGATCAGCTGGGACGACGCGACCGCGCTCTTCCACGAGTTCGGACACGCGCTCCACGGCCTCCTCTCCTCGGTCGATTACCCGTCGGTCTCCGGGACGAACGTCGCGCGCGACTACGTCGAGTTCCCGTCGCAGCTCCTCGAGCACTGGCTCTCGACGCCGGAGGTCCTGAACCGCTTCGCCCGGCACTACGGGACCGGAAAGCCGATCCCGGCCGACCTCGTCGCGAAGATCGAGAAGGCGTCGACGTTCAACCAGGGCTTCATCACGGTCGAGTACCTCGCGGCGGCGCTCGTGGACATGAAGCTCCATCTGGCGGCCACGCCCGACCGGGACATCGATCCCGACGCGTTCGAGAAGGCGACTCTCCGGGAGCTCGGGATGCCCCGGGAGATCGTGATGCGGCACCGGACGCCGCAGTTCGGGCACATCTTCTCGGGAGACGGTTATTCGGCGGGGTACTACAGCTATCTCTGGTCCGACACGCTCTCGGCCGACGCGTACGAAGCGTTCGTCGAAGCCGGCGGGCCCTGGGATCCGGCCGTCGCGAAGCGTCTGAA is a genomic window containing:
- a CDS encoding helix-turn-helix domain-containing protein, whose product is MTIKQLAEYLMVNDRTVLKLVTDGALPGVKVGNRWRFRKAMIDTWLDDQMLGVTPRYLEEL
- a CDS encoding M3 family metallopeptidase, whose product is MFKGTILLAGAAILLAVAPLAGADAAENPLLAKWTGPYGGVPPFDKVTVAGFRPALEKAMADELAEIDAIAASPEKPTFANTIAALESAGKEFDRSSTIFGIYSSTMSTKDFQAVETEMAPKLAEFGDRIVQNRKLFARVAAVYDARETLGLTPEQKRLVWLDYTNFVHAGAKLEGGAAKRMSEINQKLAALFTKFSQNLLADEHDYVLFLDKESDLEGLPEGVRQGAAAAAEARGHKGQWAILNTRSSMEPFLTYSARRDLREKVWRTYYSRGDHGDAKDNKKIISEILRLRAERAKLLGFATHAHWRLENSMAKTPEKTMELMEAVWKPAVARVREEVADMKAIADKESIAGAAKITIEPWDYRYYAEKVRKAKYDLDQNAVTPYLQLEKMREALFYTADRLFGLKFTPVTGLPVVNPDVRVWEVKDAAGRHVGLWYFDPYAREGKQSGAWMNAYRSQSRFEGEVPTIVSNNTNFVKGKPGDPILISWDDATALFHEFGHALHGLLSSVDYPSVSGTNVARDYVEFPSQLLEHWLSTPEVLNRFARHYGTGKPIPADLVAKIEKASTFNQGFITVEYLAAALVDMKLHLAATPDRDIDPDAFEKATLRELGMPREIVMRHRTPQFGHIFSGDGYSAGYYSYLWSDTLSADAYEAFVEAGGPWDPAVAKRLKENVFSTGNTRDPADSYRAFRGHDPGIGALMRKRGFPVPAATEPAKTGAGSSSGSTP